In Leptospira montravelensis, the DNA window GCTTTAAAAAATGCATGTGTCATCAAATGAAAAAGTCCCGCCACATAACTCATGCTACCCATCGCAAGAAACATAAAACCTAATTGGGAAACAGTCGAATATGCGAGAATTCTTTTGATATCGTTTTGTAAAGTTCCAATGGTGGCAGCAAACAGAGCTGTTACGGCTCCAATGATGGCGATGAAAAGAGAAGTTTCCGGTGCGAGTAAAAATACAAAGTTAAGCCTAGCAATGAGAAATATCCCGGCGGTTACCATTGTTGCCGCATGAATGAGAGCAGAAACGGGAGTGGGACCTGCCATCGCATCAGGCAACCAAACATACAAGGGAATTTGGGCCGACTTACCCATAGCTGCAATAAAGAAAAAAAGTGCTACAATGTTTGCATAATTTGCAAACTCACCCATTTCACTTAAATTGGTTTGGAGTTGTAAGTATTGTAAACTACCACCTAACCAAAATAAGAATCCAGTTCCTAATATAAATCCAACGTCTCCAATTCTATTAAGGATGAATGCTTTCATCCCCGCTTCTGCTGCGGAGCTTTTGTCGTAATCAAACCCTATGAGTAAATAAGAAGATAAACCCACCCCTTCCCAACCAAGAAAGGTAAGCACTAGGTTGTCACTGAGAACCAAGTTTAACATACAGAATATAAATAAATTCAAGTAGGCAAAAAATCGATTATATCCCGCATTCCCTTTCATATAACCCATCGAGTACAAATGGATGAGAGATCCAATGCCTGTGATGATAAGAGTCATATAAAGAGAGAGTTGGTCGATTTGGTAACCAAAAGAAGATTTAAAATTACCCACCACAATCCAATCAAACACAGGGACCAAATGCGGTGCGGTTCTTTCCATTGGCCGGAATTCGTTAAACGCACCTAAGGTGATAAGGAATGGTATGAACACAGCCAAGGTCCCAATGGCACCGGCAAACCTATGAGGAATCTTGTCTTTCAAAAGACCATTATGCAAAAAACCTAGGAGAGGAAGAAGGACAACTATCGGAAATAAATCTAACATAGGATTACCATCTCATCGATTGGAGTTCATCCACATTGGTGGATTTTTTATGCCGGAAAATGGCAATCACAAGCGCTAGTCCCACAGCCGCTTCAGCTGCGGCAATTGCCATCACAAAGAAAACAATGGTTTCCCCTGAAATATGCGAAAGCGCTTTGGAAAAGGTAACAAAAACTAAATTCACTGAATTTAAAATGAGTTCCACTGACATAAAGATGATGACGATGTTTCTTCGGATGAGAACACCTAGTACACCAATGGAAAATAAAATTCCAGCAAGACCTAAAATGTATGAAACGGGAATGCCATTAATGAATTGGTTCATAACACGTTGTCCTTCGTTTGTTCTACTTCCGTTAGTCTTTTTTTGGCAAGGATCACTGCACCAAGAACAGCCACGAGAAGTAAGATAGAGATCATTTCAAAAGGGAGTAAATAATCTAAATAAGTGGAGGCACCGACACTGGCGACATTCCCTTTTGCATTGATAGTTCCCGTTCCTTGGATAGGAAAAGAATACTCGGTTAGTTCATATCCTTTTCCTTTTTGTTCTGAATGAGGAACTCCTGTTGTGAGTGCACTATACAATAAAAAGAAAAAACACAAGGCAAACAGAGAAAGTAAAACCAAACGGATCGGGTGTTTTCTATAACGCGAAAGAGTTTCTGTTCTTTGCGAAAGTAGCATCAAAACAAATACTATGAGAACCATAATTGCCCCAGCATACACTAACACCTGCATGGTGGCAATAAACAAGGCACCCATAATTCCATAAATCCCTGCAAGAGCAAAGAATGTAAAAACAAGGGAAACTGCAGATACAACTGGATTTTTTTGAAAGATGACACTAAGGGCCGTAACCACAGTGACTGTCCCAAAAAAAATAAATAATAAAAAGGATGGAGAGGATTCAAAGTTCATATAAATAATTTCATCCATCCTTCTTTCCAATATACTGTATAAATCGCTGCGAACATCACAGCAAAAAGTCCCCAAGGGATCATTTTTTTCCAACCCAGTTTCATGAGTTGGTCATAACGAAAACGAGGAAGGGTCCAACGAACCCAAATAAACAAAAAGGCAAAGAATAGAACTTTTAAAATAAAAAATCCAAGTCCATAAAATGCTTGGTAAGGAGAACCTGCCCCTAAGTGAAATGGAACGTTGTATCCGCCAAAAAAGAGTAAGGTAGTAAGACAAGACATGGTAATCATGTTCATGTACTCGGCCAAAAAGAAGAGTGCGAACTTAAAAGCCCCATATTCTGTATGAAACCCAACAACCAGTTCCGATTCCGCTTCTGCAAGGTCAAAAGGAAGGCGATTGGTTTCGGCAAACATCGCAGTTACATAAATAAAAAAGGCAACAAAACCAGGAGGAGACAAAATATTCCACATGTCTTTTTGGGAATCACTAATGTCTGTTAGTTTGAGTGATCCGGTCATAATCACAATCACAACAATGGAAAGTCCCATAGGAAGTTCGTAACTAATCATCTGAGCCGTAGAACGAACCCCACCAAGTAACGAGTATTTGTTGTTACTGGACCAACCTGCAATCATAATTCCATACACAGAAAGGGAAGAGATGGCAAGCATGTATAAAACCCCTGAATCGGGATTGGCAATTTGTAAATCAATGGTTGTGACACCTGTAAGTGCTGCAAGCCACTCCGGTGCCGGAAGACTTCCCCCAAAAGGAATCACAGCCCAGGCCATAATGGCACAAGTCATAGAGATGGTGGGAGCCAAAAGATACATCCCTTTGGATACGTTTTTTGGAAAAATTTCTTCTTTGGCGATGAATTTGATTCCGTCAGCAAGAGGTTGGAAAAGTCCAAAAATTCCGGCACGGTTGGGGCCCGGACGATCCTGGATAAAACCAGCAAACTTACGTTCGGCGAGCGTGTAATAGGCCACACCCGTTAAAATGATAAAAAACAATGAGAGGATTTTAATTCCCCAAGCAAGTATTAGAGCCCAGTCCATAATGTTTCGATGACCTTTAGTGAGAGATGCTCACTTCCTTTTTCAATCGAGCCGAGAACTCTCCTTTAAACTTTGTCATCGTTGGACGGACTGCCATAACACAAGCATCCGCTAACGGACAGATGGTGGTTCCACCTTCCATATTCCTAGACAAAGAAAAAATGAGTTCTACATCTTTTTCTGTTCCTTCTCCGATTTTAATTTTATGAAGAAGGTCTTTTACCCAATGTGTACCTTCCCGACAAGGTGTACATTGACCACAGGATTCATGTGAATAAAACTCTGCCAATCGGTATGTGGTTTCCACAAGATCTGCAGATTCGGAAAGAATGATGACCGCCCCAGAACCTAACATGGATTTGAGAGAAGCAATCGATTCATAATCCATAGTTGCCGTCATGGCCTCTTCTGCTGTGAGAATCGGAGAAGAACTTCCTCCCGGAATCACTGCTTTGAGGGTCCCATCATTTTTTATCCCACCACAGATATCGTAAATGAGTTCTTTCATGGGAGTTCCCATTTCGACTTCATAAATCCCTGGTTTTTTCACATGTCCGCTGACAGCAAAAAGTCTTGTTCCCGGTGATTTTTCTGTTCCGATTTTTTTGTATTCTTCTCCCGTCATACGAATGATATGCGGAACATTACAAAATGTTTCCACATTGTTCACAACGGTAGGACATGCATAAAGACCAGATACAGCTGGAAAAGGAGGTTTTAATCTTGGATGGCCCCTCCTTCCCTCAAGGGAATTGATGAGAGCCGATTCTTCCCCGCAGATATAAGCACCTGCTCCGGAATACACAACCAAATCAAAATCATATCCAAGGCCTAAGATATTTTTTCCAAGAAGGCCTGCTTTGTATGCTTCCTCAACAGCCGCTTCCACAATCCGAATTCCTTTATGGAACTCACCTCGAATGTAAATATAACCTTGGTGGGAGTCGATTGCTTTGGCAGCAATGACCATCCCTTCGATGAGCATATGTGGGAATTTTTCGATTAAAAGTCGGTCCTTAAAGGTTCCCGGTTCCCCTTCGTCCCCATTACAAATTAAGTATTTGGGTTTGTCGGTTTTAGGAATGAATCCCCATTTGTTTCCTGTGGGAAAACCGGCACCACCGCGACCACGAAGGCCGGAGTTTTTCACATCGTTTACGATTTGTTCGGCGGTCATTTCCGTCAGAGCCTTTTTTTGGCTTTCGTATCCGCCGACAGACCGGTAATGGCTTAAAGTATGGGAATCCGCGGCACTAACATGAGTTGTGAGAAGAGTTTTTAATCCCATTTTATACCTGCTTTTCCAATTCGGAAATGATAGCTTCGATTTTTTCCGGTGTTAGGTTTTCATAATATTTGTCGTTGATTTGAGCCACTGGCCCAAACCCACAAGCACCGAGGCACTGCACTTCATCCACTGTGTATTTTTTATCACCCGTGGTTTCACCCGGATCAATTCCTAATTTGGAACAAACATGTTCGGTGATGGAATCAGATCCCGAAAGATAACAAGAGATATTTCCACAAATTTGGATATGGAATTTACCCACAGGTTTTTTATTGTACATGGTGTAAAAGGTAGCAACGCCATGAACATGAGCTAAGGAAATGGGATCTCCAATTCGGTCTGCAATGTACTGCATCCCTTCCTGGTCCACAAAACCTTTGTCAGCTTGTAGTAAAAAAAGACAGGGTAAAATTAACGAACGTTTGCTCGGAAATTGTGGAATCAACCTCTGGAACCTTATTTCAGAATCTTGTGAAAATTGATAGGCCATTAACAATCCAACTCCCCTGCAATGACATTGAGTGAAGACATAGTGGCAATGGTGTCAGCAAGTAAGCCCCCTTTAACAAGTTCCGGGAACGCTTGGTAATACCAAAAACAAGGACGTCTTACATGCACTCTCCAAGGAGATTTTTCCCCTTCGGATACCACATAAAAACCGAGTTCTCCATTGGCAGCCTCGGTGGACATATAGTATTCTCCCGGAGGCACCTTCACTCCGTGCATAATGATTTTAAAATGGTAAATGAGTTCTTCCATATTGTGATACACACGATCTTTCGGCGGAAGGAAAGTGTGTGGAACATCGGCATGGTATGGACCTTCTGGGATTCCATCGATAAGTTGTTCGATAATGCGCATGGATTGACGCATCTCTTCCATACGAACAAGAGTTCTGTCTAGGGCCGATCCATCTTCTCCCACTGGAATGTCAAAACCAACTTTGTCATAGAACATATATGGATCATCTTTTCTTACATCCCAAGGAACACCGGCCGCACGTAGGTTCGGACCAGAAAATCCATAGGCAATCGCACGATCCGCAGATAAACCACCAATCCCAGCTGTTCTTTCATTAAAAATTTTATTACGAATGAGAAGGTCCTGGAATTCATCTAAAGCAGGTTTTAAACCTTTGATTACCGTTTTGATTTCGGATTGGAATTCGGGATAGATATCACGTTCCATTCCACCCACACGACAGAAAGTTGTAGTGAGCCTAGCACCCGTTAGTTTCTCTAAAATCTGATAAATATTTTCTCTATGGTGAAACAAATGGAGTAAGCCAGAAAAAGCTCCAAGGTCCACACCCATAATTCCATTACAGATGATATGATCCATAATCCGAGATAGTTCCGAGATGATCATTCTTACATAAGTAACACGATCGGGAACTTGGATTTGCATCATTTTTTCAACGGTAAGGATCCAACCAATATTATTGAGTGGAGTGGACACATAGTTCATACGATCGGTACAAACTAAGAACTGATTGTAATCGTAACGTTCACCTAATTTTTCAAAACAACGATGGACATACCCAATGACGGATTCTGTATCCACCACACGTTCTCCATCAATTTGGATTACGTTTTGTAAAATTCCATGAGTGGCGGGGTGACTGGGTCCCAAGTTAACAAGTAAATGGCCTTCCGGTAGATCTTTGAATTTTTTTCCAAAGTGTTCGGCTGTTTTTTCGTACATTACCATAATGATTTCCTACCGCCTAACCGGTAATATCCTCGTTCACATGAATGGTGAGTAAGTCTTCAATGAGATAATCTTGTCCCGGTCCCTCTAAAGGATAATCCTTACGAAGTGGATGACCTATAAAGTTATCAGGCATAATCAGCCTTTCCATTTGAGGATGGTTTGAAAAGGGAATTCCCATCAGGTCATACACTTCTCTTTCTGGCCAATTGGCAGAAGGAAAAATACTAACTAAACTTGGAACCTCTTCCCCTTCTCCCACAGGAACTCGAAGTTGCAAACGGAAGTGTTTGTTTTTAGGAGAACGAAGTAAATATACCACCTCGAACCTTGGTTCTCTTTTTCCAAGCCAATCCACAGAAGTAAGATCGTTTAGGTAAGTGAATGCAAATTCAGGATGATCCTTTAACGTTTGTGCAACGGTGGGAAGGGCTTCCTTTTTGATACTAAAATAGAGCAAATTGGTGTTTATGTCCCTTTGCGGGAGTAACACATCGGAAAACCGCGAGTTAAAGTATTCAGTAATTGTATCTTTCATGCCACTACGAGAGGTTTGTTACGTTCGTTGATTTCTTCGATTTTTCTCATCACTTCTTGGCGTCTTGCTTCTAATCCTTGCCCTTGGACTTTCTTTTGCAGTTTGACTAGGGCATCAAGGAGAGCTTCTGGACGAGGAGGACAACCAGGAACATAAACATCCACAGGCAGGATTCGGTCGACACCTTGTAACACACCGTAGGTGTGAAACATTCCCCCGGAAGAGGCACAAGCACCCACAGAAATTACAAATTTAGGTTCTGCCAATTGGTCGTATATCTGGCGTAAGACGGGGGCCATTTTATATGTGATGGTTCCAAGAACTAAAATCATATCGGCTTGGCGCGGTGAAAAGGAAGGACGTTCTGCACCAAATCGAGCGATGTCGTAATCAGCACAAGAAGTACTCATGTATTCAATTCCACAACAAGCTGTGGCAAAAGGATAAGGCCATAATGAAAAACTTTGTCCCCATTGGACTACGTTATCCAATGTAGCGACTTGGAACATGTCGCCAAACATCTCACCCGGTTTGGATAGTGTTTCTGTTAATCCCATTCCAGTGCTCCCTTTTTCCATATATAGTATAGACCCACAACAAGTATGAGTAAAAAGAAAAACATCTCCACAAGGAAGAAGGTACCAAGGCCCGCTTCTTTAAAGCTGATTAAGTTCACTGCCCAAGGATATAAAAAGACGGCTTCAATATCGAAGAGGATAAAAAGAACCGCAACAAGATAGAACTTAATGTTAAAGAGTCCTCTCGCATCACCGTAATAGGTAACTCCACATTCAAAGGTATCTTGGGGTTTTGATTTTTTCTTCGGATTGATGAGGAAGGCAAGGGTCAAAATCAGAGCGGAAAAACCGACTCCGAGTAAAAGTTGTAAAAGGATTGGCGCAAAACTATCTGGTGCAGAACCCATGTATGAAAATGCTCTCACGAGTGGGGTCGATTGTCAAGATGAGAATCATTTTCCCCTTTGTTTTCGTGTTAATTTCGATCGTTTGTAATTTTTGCGGCCGATTTGAGATATATTCTCAATACCGGTCCCCCCAAAGTCGCTCCAATTGTTCCTTTAAATTCTTTTCCATACCTTGGTTTGTCGGATGATAAAACTGCGGAATGTCTGGATAAAAATCAGTGGGAAAATAACGTTCTTTTAGGAAATGCCCTGGGAAATCGTGGGGGTATTGGTAATCTTTTCCTGCCCCTTCCTTCTTATGTGTGGCTGTGGGAGCATTACGCAAATGGTTTGGAATTTGAAATTCCCGTTTTCTTTCTCGAACCAACTGCAAAGCTTTGTCAATTGCCAGATAACTCGCATTAGACTTCGGTGCCGAAGCAAGAAAAGTAGTACATTGACCAAGCGGAATCCTTCCCTCTGGCATTCCCACTCGTTCCACAGCTTGCCAAGTGGCAATGGCTAGGGGAAGTGCGTGGACACTGGCATTTCCTACGTCTTCACTGGCAAAAATCAGAAGTCTCCTTGCGATAAAAAGTGGGTCCTCTCCCCCTTCGATCATCAGTGCCAAATAAAAAAGGGCGGCATCGGGATCGCTCCCACGAAGGGATTTGATAAAAGCAGAGATGATATCATAATGACTTTCACTGTTTTTATCATAAAAAATTACATTTTCACCCAAAATTTCAGCTAACTTGGATTCGTTGATACTTCCCGTGTCTTCTGTAAAACTTAAAATCCGTTCTAGATACCCAAGGAGTTTTCTGGCATCTCCTGAACTTCTACGAAAAAGTTCCTTTTTTAAGTCCTCTGGAAATTTTTCCTTGTGATTGAGTTTGGTAAGACAAGTTTCAAAAATCGAATTTTCTTCTTCTTCTGATAAAGTGGTAAGTCGATACACTAGCATCCTAGAAAGGAGAGCTTTATTCACACGAAAACTTGGATTTTCTGTGGTTGCCGCAATTAGAATGATTTCTCCCTCTTCCACAGCGGAAAGAAGAGCATCTTGTTGTGAGGAGGAAAACCTATGAATTTCATCTAAAAACAAAACGATGGTTCCCCTGCGTTTGGCTTCTTCCAATACTTCCCGCACTTCTTTCAGACCACTGGTCACACAACTTAAATAACGTTTTTCTAAACTCCAACTTTGTGTGAGAAGGTGTGCTAAGGTAGTTTTTCCAGAACCAGGTGGGCCGTAAAACAGAATGGAGGTGGGTTTAGTGATGGCTCTTAATGATTGCACCACTTGAGCCTGTCCAACAAATTCTGACCAAGACTTGGGCCGAAGTGCGTGGGCCAGTGGGACTTGTTTGTTTTGTGAAAAAAGGGAGTCCAACTTAGGTGTTTTCCAATTCTTTTTTTACCGCCATATAACAATTGTATATGGTTTCATTACAAACATCACAACCGGAATTACAACAAATAAGAGACCTTTCCGAAACCTTTCCTTCCACCAAATTTTTCACAAAAGCAGCAGTCCGATCAGGCAAAAAGAAAAATCTTACTTTTTCTAAAATTACCTCATCGACAGTTTTAGGAAATAAACGTTCTTCTGACATCTATCCTCCAGTGATCCACCCCAAATACATGGCATAAAAATATACTGTGACTCGCACAAATCGAAAGAGTGAGCCGAGTAAAAATAGCGAATAACGCATCTTAAAGGTTCCCACCGTATAAGCCATCCAAGAATAGGGAACGGGAGTAAGGGCACTTATAACCACGGCTCCCAATCCATATTTTCGTAGATACGGGAGGAGTTTGTCTTCGTAATGTAAAACCATTTGCCGACCTAAATGAAACTTGGGGATAAGATACAATCCAACAAAGTATGCTAAGGATCCACCAATGATACTCCCAAAAGACATAGAGAGAATGGTTTTTAAAGGATCCATTTCTCCCGTGATGGCAAGCATTAGAAAAGCATCGGGAGGAACAAAAGCAGGCAAACTATCGGAAAGAATCATTCCCACAAAAAGCCCCAAATAACCAAAGATGCGGACAAAGTGTTCGCTAAATCCGAGCAGTTCCTTTCGAAAGAAAAAAGCAAGTCCAAATACAATCGTAAGCACTATCACAATCGATAGAATGGTTTGGAAGATAAGGCTACGAAGGTTGATAAAAGTTTCTTTGTCTTTTGTCATAAAATGAAATCTCTGGCAAATTCACCTTGTTTTGTTAAGAGTGATCCACCTAACCTCCATTTTCTTTTCGGATTAAATTGCGATTGGTTTTGACCCAATCTTCAATTTTAGTAACCGATTCCTTGATAAGTGCATCCAAACCGTTTTTTTCTTCCGAATTAAAATTTTGTAAAACAAAATCAGCCACTTCCATGCCACCTTTTTCTGGTTTGCCAACTCCAAACCGTAACCGGTGGAATTCTTGCGAACCTAGTTTTGCCACGATATCTTTTAGTCCGTTGTGGCCAGCCGTTCCGCCGCCAATTTTATTTTTTATCTTACCAAAAGGTAGGTCCACTTCATCCTGAACGACTAAAATTTGGGAGGGAGGAATTTTATACAAATTGGCAAGAGTTTGAGTGGCTTTTCCAGAAAGATTCATAAACTCTAATGGTTTCAAAAGATGGACTTTGTCTCCGTCCAGAGTATGAGTTGATTCCATATATTTTTTGGAATCTTTGAAAGAAACACTGAAACTACTCGCAAGAGCATCCAAGATCATAAAACCAATGTTATGGCGAGTGTTTTTATATTTATCCCCTGGATTCCCAAGGCCCACAATGAGAAAATGAATCATACGTTTCCGAGTAAAATATGTAACAATCGTTCTGTGGCTTTCACAGCTGCCACTTGTTGGTCAGAGTCAATGCCGATAGTGCGAATGGGATGCGTTTCACCTTCCACTTTCCAAGTAATGACAGTTTCAACTAAAGCATTGGTATTTCCTCCGGGAGGAATCCGAACTTCATAGTCGTAGAGTTTTGGAATTTGGATATTTAATTCTTTTAAAATTTTACCAAGGGCATTCATAAACGCATCGTAACCACCGTCCCCTTCTCCCTTTGCCGCGTAATCCTTCCCTTGGAAATTCACCTTTACTTCGGCCTTTGGTTTGACTCCGATCCCACTCGTTACTGTGCAAGTCTCAATACGAAAACTTGCTTCCAGATTTTCGCCAGTGATATCAGAGATGATATAGGGAAGGTCTTCCTTGGTGACGGTTTTGTTCTGATCTCCCAGTTCAATCACCCTTT includes these proteins:
- a CDS encoding NADH-quinone oxidoreductase subunit A, with the translated sequence MGSAPDSFAPILLQLLLGVGFSALILTLAFLINPKKKSKPQDTFECGVTYYGDARGLFNIKFYLVAVLFILFDIEAVFLYPWAVNLISFKEAGLGTFFLVEMFFFLLILVVGLYYIWKKGALEWD
- the nuoK gene encoding NADH-quinone oxidoreductase subunit NuoK, which produces MNQFINGIPVSYILGLAGILFSIGVLGVLIRRNIVIIFMSVELILNSVNLVFVTFSKALSHISGETIVFFVMAIAAAEAAVGLALVIAIFRHKKSTNVDELQSMRW
- the nuoL gene encoding NADH-quinone oxidoreductase subunit L gives rise to the protein MLDLFPIVVLLPLLGFLHNGLLKDKIPHRFAGAIGTLAVFIPFLITLGAFNEFRPMERTAPHLVPVFDWIVVGNFKSSFGYQIDQLSLYMTLIITGIGSLIHLYSMGYMKGNAGYNRFFAYLNLFIFCMLNLVLSDNLVLTFLGWEGVGLSSYLLIGFDYDKSSAAEAGMKAFILNRIGDVGFILGTGFLFWLGGSLQYLQLQTNLSEMGEFANYANIVALFFFIAAMGKSAQIPLYVWLPDAMAGPTPVSALIHAATMVTAGIFLIARLNFVFLLAPETSLFIAIIGAVTALFAATIGTLQNDIKRILAYSTVSQLGFMFLAMGSMSYVAGLFHLMTHAFFKALLFLGAGSVIHALHHEQNIKHMGGLFGKIKVTSFTFLLGTLAIAGFFPFSGFFSKDLILEKAYTYGAFGSILWTMGVVAAFFTSFYMFRLVFVVFFGKDNTDPHHKVHESPWTMTLPLVILATGAVVAGFLQTPHFFLHIDALERFFAPVLSKGYELASLQGTLAEHKSLVHDVELSLAAFSVGIATIGLILAYFLYQRKQSPILEEHTGFRKILFHKYYIDEIYDFLFVRPFLFLSKGVAFFFDIKILDRFFLGIGGSFGVIANGLRRFQSGFIGDYALYVVIGTFCILVYLLTRGV
- a CDS encoding YqaA family protein, with the translated sequence MTKDKETFINLRSLIFQTILSIVIVLTIVFGLAFFFRKELLGFSEHFVRIFGYLGLFVGMILSDSLPAFVPPDAFLMLAITGEMDPLKTILSMSFGSIIGGSLAYFVGLYLIPKFHLGRQMVLHYEDKLLPYLRKYGLGAVVISALTPVPYSWMAYTVGTFKMRYSLFLLGSLFRFVRVTVYFYAMYLGWITGG
- the nuoE gene encoding complex I 24 kDa subunit family protein, with the protein product MAYQFSQDSEIRFQRLIPQFPSKRSLILPCLFLLQADKGFVDQEGMQYIADRIGDPISLAHVHGVATFYTMYNKKPVGKFHIQICGNISCYLSGSDSITEHVCSKLGIDPGETTGDKKYTVDEVQCLGACGFGPVAQINDKYYENLTPEKIEAIISELEKQV
- a CDS encoding replication-associated recombination protein A, which codes for MDSLFSQNKQVPLAHALRPKSWSEFVGQAQVVQSLRAITKPTSILFYGPPGSGKTTLAHLLTQSWSLEKRYLSCVTSGLKEVREVLEEAKRRGTIVLFLDEIHRFSSSQQDALLSAVEEGEIILIAATTENPSFRVNKALLSRMLVYRLTTLSEEEENSIFETCLTKLNHKEKFPEDLKKELFRRSSGDARKLLGYLERILSFTEDTGSINESKLAEILGENVIFYDKNSESHYDIISAFIKSLRGSDPDAALFYLALMIEGGEDPLFIARRLLIFASEDVGNASVHALPLAIATWQAVERVGMPEGRIPLGQCTTFLASAPKSNASYLAIDKALQLVRERKREFQIPNHLRNAPTATHKKEGAGKDYQYPHDFPGHFLKERYFPTDFYPDIPQFYHPTNQGMEKNLKEQLERLWGDRY
- a CDS encoding NADH-quinone oxidoreductase subunit B; translation: MGLTETLSKPGEMFGDMFQVATLDNVVQWGQSFSLWPYPFATACCGIEYMSTSCADYDIARFGAERPSFSPRQADMILVLGTITYKMAPVLRQIYDQLAEPKFVISVGACASSGGMFHTYGVLQGVDRILPVDVYVPGCPPRPEALLDALVKLQKKVQGQGLEARRQEVMRKIEEINERNKPLVVA
- a CDS encoding NADH-quinone oxidoreductase subunit J, which gives rise to MDEIIYMNFESSPSFLLFIFFGTVTVVTALSVIFQKNPVVSAVSLVFTFFALAGIYGIMGALFIATMQVLVYAGAIMVLIVFVLMLLSQRTETLSRYRKHPIRLVLLSLFALCFFFLLYSALTTGVPHSEQKGKGYELTEYSFPIQGTGTINAKGNVASVGASTYLDYLLPFEMISILLLVAVLGAVILAKKRLTEVEQTKDNVL
- the nuoF gene encoding NADH-quinone oxidoreductase subunit NuoF; this translates as MGLKTLLTTHVSAADSHTLSHYRSVGGYESQKKALTEMTAEQIVNDVKNSGLRGRGGAGFPTGNKWGFIPKTDKPKYLICNGDEGEPGTFKDRLLIEKFPHMLIEGMVIAAKAIDSHQGYIYIRGEFHKGIRIVEAAVEEAYKAGLLGKNILGLGYDFDLVVYSGAGAYICGEESALINSLEGRRGHPRLKPPFPAVSGLYACPTVVNNVETFCNVPHIIRMTGEEYKKIGTEKSPGTRLFAVSGHVKKPGIYEVEMGTPMKELIYDICGGIKNDGTLKAVIPGGSSSPILTAEEAMTATMDYESIASLKSMLGSGAVIILSESADLVETTYRLAEFYSHESCGQCTPCREGTHWVKDLLHKIKIGEGTEKDVELIFSLSRNMEGGTTICPLADACVMAVRPTMTKFKGEFSARLKKEVSISH
- the pth gene encoding aminoacyl-tRNA hydrolase, with the translated sequence MIHFLIVGLGNPGDKYKNTRHNIGFMILDALASSFSVSFKDSKKYMESTHTLDGDKVHLLKPLEFMNLSGKATQTLANLYKIPPSQILVVQDEVDLPFGKIKNKIGGGTAGHNGLKDIVAKLGSQEFHRLRFGVGKPEKGGMEVADFVLQNFNSEEKNGLDALIKESVTKIEDWVKTNRNLIRKENGG
- a CDS encoding NADH-quinone oxidoreductase subunit C, which translates into the protein MKDTITEYFNSRFSDVLLPQRDINTNLLYFSIKKEALPTVAQTLKDHPEFAFTYLNDLTSVDWLGKREPRFEVVYLLRSPKNKHFRLQLRVPVGEGEEVPSLVSIFPSANWPEREVYDLMGIPFSNHPQMERLIMPDNFIGHPLRKDYPLEGPGQDYLIEDLLTIHVNEDITG
- a CDS encoding NADH-quinone oxidoreductase subunit D; protein product: MVMYEKTAEHFGKKFKDLPEGHLLVNLGPSHPATHGILQNVIQIDGERVVDTESVIGYVHRCFEKLGERYDYNQFLVCTDRMNYVSTPLNNIGWILTVEKMMQIQVPDRVTYVRMIISELSRIMDHIICNGIMGVDLGAFSGLLHLFHHRENIYQILEKLTGARLTTTFCRVGGMERDIYPEFQSEIKTVIKGLKPALDEFQDLLIRNKIFNERTAGIGGLSADRAIAYGFSGPNLRAAGVPWDVRKDDPYMFYDKVGFDIPVGEDGSALDRTLVRMEEMRQSMRIIEQLIDGIPEGPYHADVPHTFLPPKDRVYHNMEELIYHFKIIMHGVKVPPGEYYMSTEAANGELGFYVVSEGEKSPWRVHVRRPCFWYYQAFPELVKGGLLADTIATMSSLNVIAGELDC
- the nuoH gene encoding NADH-quinone oxidoreductase subunit NuoH, coding for MDWALILAWGIKILSLFFIILTGVAYYTLAERKFAGFIQDRPGPNRAGIFGLFQPLADGIKFIAKEEIFPKNVSKGMYLLAPTISMTCAIMAWAVIPFGGSLPAPEWLAALTGVTTIDLQIANPDSGVLYMLAISSLSVYGIMIAGWSSNNKYSLLGGVRSTAQMISYELPMGLSIVVIVIMTGSLKLTDISDSQKDMWNILSPPGFVAFFIYVTAMFAETNRLPFDLAEAESELVVGFHTEYGAFKFALFFLAEYMNMITMSCLTTLLFFGGYNVPFHLGAGSPYQAFYGLGFFILKVLFFAFLFIWVRWTLPRFRYDQLMKLGWKKMIPWGLFAVMFAAIYTVYWKEGWMKLFI